One window of the Paraburkholderia sp. PGU19 genome contains the following:
- a CDS encoding metallophosphoesterase — MKIRVLSDLHLESDQPEIIPHADADLVVLAGDIHNHAEGLRWAAETFDGAVPVVYVPGNHEYYDGEFGALEAAMHDAAASVDNVHFLNNATLVDPLGQWRVLGTTLWTDFDLYGNDEASRAASIAAAERVMLDYRGLIQVTWTAGNNSNGQGALQDNTPRNLTAADTIALHRHARAWLEAELAKPFAGKTIVVTHHAPHRRSLAERYADDVVSAGFVNDLPSLVHAPVVLWVHGHTHTAFDYVENGTRVVCNPRGYLDRRTRALENAAFAWNKVVEI, encoded by the coding sequence ATGAAAATTCGCGTGCTGTCCGATCTGCATCTCGAATCTGACCAGCCGGAAATCATTCCGCATGCGGACGCCGATCTGGTCGTGCTGGCAGGCGACATTCACAATCACGCCGAAGGCCTGCGCTGGGCGGCCGAAACATTCGACGGCGCGGTGCCCGTCGTCTACGTGCCGGGCAACCACGAGTATTACGACGGCGAGTTCGGCGCGCTCGAAGCGGCAATGCACGACGCCGCCGCGAGCGTCGACAACGTGCACTTTCTCAACAACGCGACGCTCGTCGATCCGCTCGGACAGTGGCGCGTGCTCGGCACGACGTTGTGGACCGACTTCGATCTTTACGGCAATGATGAAGCATCGCGCGCCGCGTCGATCGCGGCGGCCGAGCGCGTGATGCTCGACTATCGCGGGCTGATTCAGGTGACCTGGACAGCGGGAAACAACTCGAATGGCCAGGGCGCGCTGCAGGACAACACGCCGCGCAACCTGACGGCCGCCGATACGATCGCACTTCATCGTCACGCGCGTGCATGGCTGGAAGCGGAACTGGCTAAACCGTTTGCGGGCAAGACGATCGTCGTCACGCATCATGCGCCGCACCGGCGCAGTCTCGCCGAGCGTTATGCGGATGATGTCGTGTCAGCTGGGTTCGTCAATGATCTGCCGTCGCTGGTGCACGCGCCCGTGGTGCTGTGGGTGCACGGCCATACGCATACGGCATTCGATTACGTGGAAAACGGCACGCGCGTCGTGTGCAATCCGCGCGGCTATCTCGACCGGCGCACGCGCGCGCTCGAAAATGCGGCGTTCGCGTGGAATAAGGTGGTGGAAATCTAA
- a CDS encoding HlyD family secretion protein, with translation MTIRNIIGFIATGIVFVVAILIGRALWVHYMDEPWTRDGRVRAEVVNIAPDVSGAVVELPVRDNQFVHKGDLLMQIDPSHYQIAVEQAQAAVAARKAELQMRRDDAQRRADMDSLVVSKENRENATHTASAAEAQYQQALAALDAAKLNLERTRVVSPVDGYVTNLNVYRGDYAISGSAKLAVVDSNSFWVYGYFEETKLPHVKVGDKADIRLMSGGTLKGHVESISRGIYDRDNPQSRELLADVNPTFNWVRLAQRVPVRVKIDMVPDGVLLSAGTTCTVVVTPS, from the coding sequence ATGACAATCAGAAACATCATTGGGTTTATCGCGACGGGCATCGTGTTCGTCGTCGCGATCTTGATCGGGCGTGCGCTGTGGGTGCACTACATGGACGAGCCGTGGACGCGCGATGGCCGCGTGCGCGCCGAGGTCGTCAACATTGCGCCGGATGTATCGGGCGCCGTGGTCGAACTGCCCGTGCGCGACAACCAGTTCGTGCACAAGGGCGATCTGTTGATGCAGATCGATCCGTCGCACTATCAGATCGCCGTCGAGCAGGCGCAGGCTGCTGTTGCCGCGCGCAAGGCTGAATTGCAGATGCGGCGCGACGATGCGCAGCGGCGTGCGGATATGGATAGCCTCGTGGTGTCGAAGGAAAACCGCGAGAACGCGACGCATACGGCGTCTGCCGCCGAGGCGCAGTATCAGCAGGCGCTTGCCGCACTCGACGCCGCGAAGCTCAATCTGGAGCGCACTCGTGTTGTGTCGCCCGTTGATGGGTATGTGACGAATCTGAACGTGTATCGCGGGGATTATGCGATTTCGGGTTCAGCGAAGCTGGCTGTCGTGGATAGCAATTCGTTCTGGGTGTATGGGTATTTCGAGGAGACGAAGCTGCCGCATGTGAAGGTCGGGGATAAGGCCGATATCCGGCTGATGAGCGGGGGCACGCTGAAGGGGCATGTCGAGAGTATCTCCCGCGGGATTTATGATCGCGATAATCCGCAGAGCCGGGAGCTGCTCGCTGATGTGAATCCGACTTTTAACTGGGTCAGGTTGGCGCAGCGCGTGCCTGTGCGGGTGAAGATTGATATGGTGCCTGACGGCGTGTTGTTGTCGGCGGGGACGACTTGTACGGTTGTTGTTACGCCTTCGTGA
- a CDS encoding methyl-accepting chemotaxis protein: MKAVSLGGQTGAGFVPDDEEVGGRPRPGKRAADGRMRGWSVKTTLRLAFAVLLAGTLAIGVFSLAQISRLNGQMRSIYEQGHIASRAAEEARGYLLRSSRAQKMLLTATTAKERDELGADIDKGLTGLSAELNTLQQYADSAAAAAQQKKFAAAIGVWSGHMRDFVTLVKAQPLDLSQMNWQVGTTDVSLLVETGKLEKLVDELVAQRGTAAKATIDASSFIYQSSFVMMAVMTIALIVLAFVISEWVVRRLARQLGGEPVYAKEIASRIAAGDLSNDIALGKRDNGSMLSALRDMQNGLSSTVSHIAASAEAIAAASGQISMGNLDLSQRTEQQAMALERTASSMEELTSTVRQNADNAKQARTLADNASSIAEKGGDVVGRVVTTMGQINDSAKSIGDIIGVIEGIAFQTNILALNAAVEAARAGEEGRGFSVVAGEVRNLAQRSASAAKEIKTLISASVERASNGSQLAQDAGQTMDEVVKAVKRVTDIMGEISAASAEQSSGIEEINLAVSQMDAGTQQNAALVEQATAAARALDDQAQALKVAVAKFSLR, translated from the coding sequence ATGAAAGCAGTTTCGCTGGGTGGCCAGACGGGCGCGGGGTTCGTGCCGGATGATGAAGAGGTGGGAGGGCGGCCGCGTCCGGGAAAACGGGCGGCAGACGGCAGGATGCGTGGCTGGTCGGTGAAAACGACCTTGCGGCTCGCCTTTGCGGTGTTGCTGGCGGGCACGCTGGCGATCGGCGTGTTTTCGCTCGCGCAGATCAGCCGCCTGAACGGGCAGATGCGCTCGATTTACGAGCAGGGCCATATCGCGAGCCGGGCCGCAGAGGAGGCGCGTGGCTACCTGCTGCGTTCGAGCCGCGCCCAGAAGATGCTGCTGACGGCGACGACCGCGAAGGAACGCGACGAACTCGGCGCCGATATCGACAAAGGGCTGACGGGTTTGTCGGCCGAACTCAATACGCTTCAGCAATACGCCGATTCCGCCGCCGCCGCCGCGCAGCAAAAGAAGTTCGCTGCCGCGATCGGCGTGTGGAGCGGGCATATGCGCGATTTCGTCACGCTCGTGAAGGCGCAACCGCTCGACCTGTCGCAGATGAACTGGCAGGTCGGCACGACGGACGTGTCGCTGCTCGTCGAGACGGGCAAGCTCGAGAAGCTCGTCGATGAACTGGTGGCGCAGCGCGGCACGGCCGCGAAGGCGACGATCGACGCATCGTCGTTCATCTATCAATCGTCGTTCGTGATGATGGCCGTGATGACGATCGCGCTGATCGTGCTCGCGTTCGTGATCAGCGAGTGGGTCGTGCGGCGTCTCGCGCGGCAACTGGGCGGCGAGCCGGTGTACGCGAAGGAGATCGCGAGCCGTATCGCGGCGGGCGATCTGTCGAACGACATCGCGCTCGGCAAGCGCGACAACGGCAGCATGCTGTCCGCGCTGCGCGACATGCAGAACGGTCTGTCGTCGACGGTCTCGCATATTGCGGCGAGCGCCGAGGCGATCGCGGCCGCGTCGGGGCAGATTTCGATGGGCAATCTCGACCTGTCGCAGCGCACCGAACAGCAGGCGATGGCGCTCGAACGGACGGCGAGCAGCATGGAGGAGTTGACGTCGACGGTGCGTCAGAACGCGGACAACGCGAAGCAGGCGCGCACGCTTGCCGACAATGCGTCGTCGATTGCGGAGAAGGGCGGCGACGTGGTGGGCCGCGTGGTCACGACGATGGGCCAGATCAACGACAGCGCGAAGAGCATCGGCGACATCATTGGTGTGATCGAAGGGATTGCGTTCCAGACGAACATTCTCGCGTTGAATGCCGCCGTCGAGGCGGCGCGTGCGGGCGAGGAAGGGCGTGGGTTCTCGGTAGTGGCGGGGGAGGTGCGCAACCTCGCGCAGCGCAGCGCGTCGGCCGCCAAGGAGATCAAGACGCTGATCAGCGCGTCTGTCGAGCGGGCGAGCAACGGGTCTCAACTCGCGCAGGACGCGGGACAGACGATGGATGAAGTCGTCAAGGCCGTGAAGCGCGTGACGGACATTATGGGTGAGATTTCGGCGGCTTCCGCCGAGCAGAGTTCGGGGATCGAGGAGATTAACCTCGCGGTGTCGCAGATGGATGCTGGGACTCAGCAGAATGCTGCGCTCGTTGAGCAGGCTACTGCCGCTGCGCGGGCGTTGGATGATCAGGCGCAGGCGCTGAAGGTGGCAGTGGCGAAGTTTTCGCTGCGGTGA
- a CDS encoding MFS transporter, with protein sequence METSLDKGALAGAAASASAPAAPRPQAKTVYSILGAISFSHLMNDMIQSLILAIYPMLKANFSLSFGQIGLITLTYQITASLLQPLVGIYTDKHPKPYSLPVGMGFTLSGLLLMSVAPSFGVLLIAAALVGCGSSVFHPESSRVARMASGGKHGLAQSLFQVGGNAGSSLGPLLAALIVIPHGQRSIAWFSAAALVGILVLTYISRWYKHHPATKKARAGQVAHAALPRGKVAFAMSILVLLVFSKYFYLTSINSYFTFYLIDKFHLPVQAAQVHLFVFLAAVAAGTVIGGPVGDRIGRKYVIWVSILGVAPFTLLLPYANLFWTGVLTVVIGIVLASAFSAILVYAQELIPGKVGMVAGLFFGFAFGLGGIGAAVLGQLADATSIAYVYKVCSFLPLLGILTVFLPDVEGKKVKA encoded by the coding sequence ATGGAAACCAGCCTCGACAAAGGCGCCCTGGCTGGCGCCGCCGCTTCAGCTTCTGCTCCCGCCGCTCCCCGGCCGCAAGCAAAGACCGTCTATTCGATCCTTGGCGCAATCAGCTTCTCGCATCTGATGAACGACATGATCCAGTCGTTGATCCTTGCGATTTATCCGATGCTGAAGGCGAACTTCTCGCTGTCGTTCGGGCAGATTGGCCTGATTACGCTGACGTATCAGATCACGGCGTCGCTGCTGCAGCCGCTGGTCGGCATCTATACGGACAAGCATCCGAAGCCTTACTCGCTGCCCGTCGGCATGGGCTTTACGCTGTCGGGGCTGCTGCTGATGTCGGTGGCGCCGAGCTTTGGCGTGCTGCTGATCGCGGCGGCGCTGGTTGGCTGCGGGTCGTCGGTGTTTCACCCGGAGTCGTCGCGCGTGGCGCGCATGGCGTCGGGCGGCAAGCATGGCCTTGCGCAGTCGCTGTTCCAGGTGGGCGGCAACGCCGGCTCGTCGCTTGGGCCGCTGCTCGCGGCGCTGATCGTGATTCCGCATGGCCAGCGCAGCATTGCGTGGTTTTCGGCGGCGGCGCTCGTCGGGATTCTGGTGCTCACCTATATCAGCCGCTGGTACAAGCATCATCCCGCGACGAAGAAGGCACGCGCCGGGCAGGTTGCGCATGCGGCGCTGCCGCGTGGCAAGGTCGCGTTCGCGATGAGCATTCTCGTGCTGCTGGTGTTCTCGAAGTATTTTTATCTGACCAGCATCAATAGCTACTTCACGTTCTATCTGATCGACAAGTTCCATCTGCCTGTGCAGGCAGCGCAGGTGCATCTGTTCGTGTTCCTCGCGGCTGTCGCGGCGGGGACCGTGATCGGTGGGCCGGTTGGTGACCGGATTGGCCGCAAGTATGTGATCTGGGTGTCGATTCTTGGTGTGGCGCCGTTCACGTTGCTGCTGCCCTATGCGAATCTGTTCTGGACGGGGGTGCTGACTGTCGTTATCGGCATCGTGCTGGCGTCGGCGTTTTCGGCGATTCTCGTTTATGCGCAGGAACTCATTCCTGGTAAGGTCGGGATGGTTGCCGGGTTGTTTTTTGGGTTTGCCTTTGGGCTTGGCGGGATCGGCGCGGCCGTGCTTGGGCAACTGGCTGACGCGACTAGCATCGCCTATGTGTATAAGGTGTGCTCGTTCTTGCCGTTGCTCGGGATTTTGACTGTGTTTTTGCCGGATGTTGAGGGGAAGAAGGTCAAGGCGTGA
- a CDS encoding efflux transporter outer membrane subunit — translation MQFPVTKGIAALSVLTISLIIAGCASTGHIAPQSTSTEPASLDVGAAIRAANTDAQWPAADWWRAYNDPQLNAWIEQAQAGSPTLAAAQARVREAQSFAGVAKSALLPQVNGSMQIQRKQWPDNVFYGPGELAGQQSWNNTAELGLSYHLDLWGKDKNAAEEALDVAHARAADYRAAQLELESNIVRAYIEMSLNYALLDIAKQTLEQQEQVAALANRRLKGGIGTQLEVAQAETPLPEYERQIDAIEEEIALGRNQLAALAGKGPGAGDAITRPQLALSAFAGLPSAMPAELIGHRPDIVAARWTVAAQARGIDVAKADFYPNIDLLASVGGYAAMGPLFGFLKSQSGGWTAGPALSLPIFTGGRLRSQLGAASAGYDVAVEQYNQSIVGALKEIADQVVRMRSLDTQLKDAQRSVATANKTYQLAREGYRRGLTDYVNVLIAQTQLLRAQEGVAKVQAGQLQAHATLVTALGGGVIDPADGPTQKDVLPAHGKGKGKKSDAPKPDDKATASAMNGASTGTPAAH, via the coding sequence GTGCAGTTTCCGGTAACAAAAGGGATCGCCGCACTGTCGGTTCTTACGATCTCGTTGATAATCGCCGGCTGCGCGAGCACGGGACACATCGCGCCCCAATCGACCAGCACAGAGCCCGCGTCGCTCGACGTCGGCGCCGCGATCCGCGCGGCCAATACCGATGCGCAATGGCCCGCCGCCGACTGGTGGCGCGCCTATAACGATCCGCAGCTGAACGCGTGGATCGAGCAGGCGCAGGCAGGCAGTCCGACACTCGCGGCCGCGCAGGCACGCGTGCGTGAGGCGCAGTCGTTCGCGGGCGTCGCGAAATCTGCGCTGCTGCCGCAGGTAAACGGCAGCATGCAGATCCAGCGCAAGCAGTGGCCGGACAACGTCTTCTACGGTCCGGGGGAACTGGCCGGCCAGCAGTCGTGGAACAACACGGCTGAACTGGGCCTGTCGTATCACCTCGATCTGTGGGGCAAGGACAAGAACGCCGCCGAGGAAGCACTCGACGTCGCGCATGCGCGCGCTGCCGATTACCGCGCCGCGCAGTTGGAGCTCGAATCGAACATCGTGCGCGCCTATATCGAGATGTCGCTGAACTACGCGCTGCTCGATATCGCGAAACAGACGCTCGAACAGCAGGAACAGGTCGCCGCGCTCGCCAACCGGCGGCTGAAAGGCGGCATCGGCACACAGCTCGAAGTCGCGCAGGCGGAAACACCGCTGCCCGAATACGAACGCCAGATCGACGCGATCGAAGAAGAAATCGCGCTCGGCCGCAACCAGCTGGCCGCGCTCGCCGGCAAAGGCCCCGGCGCGGGCGATGCGATTACGCGCCCGCAGCTCGCGCTGTCCGCCTTCGCCGGCCTGCCTTCGGCGATGCCCGCCGAGCTGATCGGCCATCGTCCCGACATCGTCGCAGCACGCTGGACGGTTGCCGCGCAGGCGCGCGGCATCGACGTCGCGAAGGCGGATTTCTATCCGAATATCGATCTGCTTGCGTCCGTCGGCGGCTATGCGGCCATGGGGCCGCTGTTCGGCTTCCTGAAATCGCAGTCGGGCGGCTGGACGGCGGGCCCGGCGCTGTCGCTGCCCATCTTCACGGGCGGACGCCTGCGCTCGCAACTCGGCGCGGCTTCGGCGGGCTATGACGTGGCCGTCGAGCAATACAACCAGTCGATTGTCGGTGCGCTGAAGGAAATCGCCGATCAGGTCGTGCGGATGCGCTCGCTCGATACCCAACTGAAGGATGCGCAGCGTTCCGTCGCGACCGCGAACAAGACCTATCAGCTGGCGCGCGAAGGTTATCGGCGCGGCCTCACCGACTACGTGAACGTGCTGATCGCGCAGACGCAGCTGCTGCGCGCGCAGGAAGGCGTGGCGAAGGTGCAGGCCGGACAGTTGCAGGCGCATGCGACGCTCGTGACGGCGTTGGGCGGCGGCGTGATCGATCCCGCCGACGGACCCACGCAAAAAGACGTGCTGCCCGCGCATGGCAAGGGCAAGGGCAAGAAGAGCGATGCCCCGAAACCCGACGACAAAGCCACCGCCAGCGCGATGAACGGCGCCTCGACCGGCACGCCGGCCGCCCACTGA
- a CDS encoding DUF1656 domain-containing protein, translating to MPREIAVLDAYVPAIVLLFVAGAAIAWLLDRAIAWTGLYRVVWHPSLFRASLLVCVCGVLGLAVYR from the coding sequence ATGCCACGTGAGATTGCCGTTCTCGACGCCTACGTGCCCGCCATCGTGCTGCTGTTCGTTGCGGGCGCCGCGATCGCCTGGCTGCTCGACCGCGCGATAGCGTGGACGGGCCTGTATCGCGTCGTGTGGCACCCGTCCCTGTTCCGCGCGAGTTTGCTCGTGTGTGTGTGCGGCGTGCTGGGCCTCGCCGTTTATCGTTGA
- a CDS encoding LysR family transcriptional regulator, with protein sequence MDTLQNMRVFVRVVEAGSFTGAAQHLNTTTAYASRAVSDLEAHLRTRLLNRTTRRIALTEAGERYLQRCEQILAYVDQAEAEASDAHARPSGKLKVHAMTSFGQHYVVPAVSRYQQRYPDVHLELTLAQRMPDLLDEGYDVAVVLAQSLPDSGLVSQRLGSAFSVVVASPDYLERNGVPQSLSDLRGHTCLQMITPVMPADEWTFDGPNGQETLHLGASTFQINVAEAMAVAVREGMGVAVLPIYSAIAGLRSGELVWILPEYISQEMNVYALYPSRQYLDAKIRTWVEFLRDELPPTLAADQAELRKFART encoded by the coding sequence ATGGATACGCTTCAGAACATGCGCGTGTTTGTTCGCGTCGTCGAAGCAGGCAGCTTCACGGGCGCGGCCCAGCATCTGAACACGACGACGGCTTATGCGTCGCGCGCCGTGTCCGATCTGGAGGCGCATCTGCGCACGCGTCTGTTGAACCGCACAACGCGCCGCATCGCGCTCACGGAAGCGGGCGAGCGCTATCTGCAGCGCTGCGAGCAGATTCTCGCGTACGTCGATCAGGCGGAAGCCGAAGCCAGCGACGCGCATGCGCGTCCGTCGGGCAAGCTGAAGGTTCACGCGATGACGAGCTTCGGCCAGCACTACGTGGTGCCCGCCGTGAGCCGCTATCAGCAGCGTTATCCCGACGTGCATCTGGAACTGACGCTCGCGCAGCGCATGCCCGATCTGCTCGACGAAGGCTACGACGTCGCGGTCGTGCTCGCGCAGAGCTTGCCCGATTCGGGGCTGGTCTCGCAGCGCCTTGGCAGCGCGTTCAGCGTGGTTGTCGCGTCGCCGGATTATCTGGAGCGCAACGGCGTGCCGCAGTCGCTGTCCGATCTGCGCGGCCATACGTGCCTGCAAATGATCACACCCGTGATGCCCGCCGACGAATGGACCTTCGACGGCCCGAACGGCCAGGAGACGCTGCATCTGGGCGCATCCACCTTCCAGATCAATGTTGCGGAAGCGATGGCCGTGGCGGTGCGCGAAGGCATGGGCGTCGCCGTGCTGCCTATCTATTCGGCCATTGCCGGCCTGCGCAGCGGCGAACTCGTGTGGATTCTTCCGGAATACATCTCGCAGGAAATGAACGTGTACGCGCTGTATCCGTCGCGGCAGTATCTGGACGCGAAGATCCGCACGTGGGTCGAATTCCTGCGCGACGAACTCCCGCCTACACTCGCCGCCGATCAGGCCGAGCTGCGCAAGTTCGCGCGCACTTGA
- a CDS encoding FUSC family protein, which produces MSSNPSPSRTPPTPSALYTAFVDWARTDGRTWIYLFKALAACFLALGIAMKLDLPQPRTAMTTVFIVMQPQSGMVFAKSFYRICGTLIGLVVMMALIGLFSQQPELFIITTAIWVGICTAGAARNRNFRSYGFVLAGYTAALIGIPASQHPDGAFMSALTRVAEIVVGILCSGVVSALVFPQHAGEQMRSTVRARFSSFVDYVCAALSGQADRARIEDTNAKFVADIVGFEAVRSVAVFESPDSRMRNGRLSRLNSEFMTVSTRFHALHQLMNRLRVSGASGAAGATAAVAALEPYFRQISPLLSKSGEPVLTAADASHAAAQLEAFKAELPKRMRATRAALESDADVPLLDFDTGAELLYRFVDDLHAYAATYASLAVATHERERWIERYEPKTNGIAAGVAGLRAAIVMAILGAFWIATAWPSGSTLTLNAAAVCALASSSPNPTRTAFQMAAGTILSSTLALLLTFGIYPHIDGFALLCVALTPFLALGVWMTTRPKLAGYGVGYCIFFCFLAGPDNVIHYDPSGFINDAIALALSMLVASIAFAVLLPPSTPWLRNRLLADLRAQVVLACRGRIGRLWRLRTRFESGARDLMHQINALAASEPGVKRDTMRWMFAVLEIGNAMIDLRSEVATLPRDARYAPSMPWRVSLRATCAAVGCLFERPRAARLDQALAATADSIAAVQQTLSTFTPPRDERHQLDRILSHLHFIRSALLDPQSPLAQAGDASESNSDAPQGVRHAT; this is translated from the coding sequence ATGTCCTCGAACCCTTCCCCATCCCGCACGCCGCCGACGCCCAGCGCGCTCTACACCGCGTTCGTCGACTGGGCGCGCACGGATGGCCGCACCTGGATTTACCTCTTCAAGGCGCTCGCTGCGTGCTTCCTCGCGCTCGGCATCGCGATGAAGCTCGACTTGCCGCAGCCGCGCACCGCGATGACGACTGTGTTCATCGTGATGCAACCGCAAAGCGGCATGGTGTTCGCGAAGAGCTTCTACCGGATTTGCGGCACGCTAATCGGCCTCGTCGTGATGATGGCGCTGATCGGACTGTTTTCGCAGCAGCCGGAGCTGTTCATCATCACGACGGCGATCTGGGTCGGCATCTGCACGGCGGGCGCGGCGCGCAACCGCAACTTCCGCTCGTACGGTTTCGTGCTCGCGGGCTACACGGCGGCGCTGATCGGCATCCCCGCTTCGCAGCATCCCGACGGCGCGTTCATGTCGGCGCTGACACGGGTTGCGGAAATCGTGGTCGGCATTCTGTGCTCGGGCGTCGTGTCCGCGCTCGTGTTTCCGCAGCACGCGGGCGAGCAGATGCGCAGCACGGTGCGCGCGCGCTTCTCGTCGTTCGTCGATTACGTGTGCGCGGCGCTCTCGGGCCAGGCCGATCGCGCGCGCATCGAGGACACCAACGCGAAGTTCGTCGCCGATATCGTCGGCTTTGAGGCCGTGCGCAGCGTCGCCGTGTTCGAAAGTCCCGATTCGCGGATGCGCAACGGCCGGCTGTCGCGCCTGAACAGCGAGTTCATGACGGTATCGACGCGCTTTCACGCGCTGCATCAGTTGATGAACCGGCTGCGTGTGTCCGGCGCGTCTGGCGCAGCGGGCGCGACGGCCGCCGTCGCTGCGCTCGAGCCGTACTTCCGCCAGATTTCGCCGTTGCTGAGCAAGTCGGGCGAGCCGGTGTTAACGGCCGCCGACGCATCGCACGCAGCCGCGCAGCTCGAAGCGTTCAAGGCCGAATTGCCTAAGCGCATGCGCGCGACCCGCGCCGCGCTCGAAAGCGACGCCGACGTGCCGCTGCTCGATTTCGACACGGGCGCGGAACTGCTGTACCGCTTCGTCGACGATCTGCACGCGTACGCAGCAACGTATGCATCGCTCGCCGTCGCGACGCACGAGCGCGAGCGCTGGATCGAGCGTTACGAGCCGAAGACCAACGGCATCGCGGCGGGCGTCGCGGGCCTGCGCGCGGCGATCGTGATGGCGATCCTCGGCGCGTTCTGGATCGCGACCGCGTGGCCGAGCGGTTCGACGCTGACGCTGAACGCGGCCGCCGTCTGCGCACTCGCGTCGTCGTCGCCGAACCCGACGCGCACCGCGTTCCAGATGGCGGCGGGCACGATCCTGTCGTCGACGCTCGCGCTGTTGCTGACGTTCGGCATCTATCCGCATATCGACGGCTTTGCGCTGCTGTGCGTCGCGCTCACGCCGTTCCTCGCGCTCGGCGTGTGGATGACGACGCGCCCGAAGCTCGCGGGCTACGGCGTCGGTTACTGCATTTTCTTCTGTTTTCTCGCGGGCCCGGATAACGTGATTCATTACGATCCGAGCGGCTTCATCAACGATGCCATTGCGCTTGCGCTGTCGATGCTGGTCGCGTCGATTGCGTTCGCGGTGCTGCTGCCGCCGTCGACGCCGTGGCTGCGCAACCGGCTGCTCGCCGATCTGCGCGCGCAGGTGGTGCTGGCGTGCCGCGGCCGCATCGGACGTTTGTGGCGGCTACGCACGCGCTTCGAGAGCGGCGCGCGCGACCTGATGCATCAGATCAACGCGCTGGCAGCCAGCGAGCCGGGCGTTAAACGCGACACGATGCGCTGGATGTTCGCGGTGCTGGAGATCGGCAATGCCATGATCGACTTGCGCAGCGAAGTCGCGACGCTGCCGCGCGATGCGCGCTATGCGCCGTCGATGCCGTGGCGCGTCAGTCTGCGCGCGACCTGCGCCGCCGTGGGCTGCCTGTTCGAGCGCCCGCGCGCCGCTCGCCTCGATCAAGCGCTGGCCGCGACAGCCGATTCAATCGCCGCCGTCCAGCAGACGCTTTCAACTTTCACGCCGCCACGCGACGAGCGTCATCAGTTGGACCGCATTTTGAGTCATCTGCATTTCATCCGGAGCGCGCTGCTCGATCCGCAGTCGCCGCTGGCGCAAGCCGGCGACGCGAGCGAGTCGAACAGCGATGCGCCACAAGGAGTTCGCCATGCCACGTGA